One segment of Pseudomonas asgharzadehiana DNA contains the following:
- the trmA gene encoding tRNA (uridine(54)-C5)-methyltransferase TrmA: MTFDAAHYTAQLQDKVTRLRDLLAPFDAPEPQVFDSPLQHFRLRAEFRLWREAGERHYAMFSQDDKRTPILIEEFPIASQRINQLMPQLKAAWQASAALSHKLFQVEFLTTLAGDAMITLCYHRPLDEHWHTAANKLAADLNVSIIGRSKGKRDVIGHDYVVEKLEVGGRTFSYRQPEGAFTQPNGTVNQKMLNWAYEALGERPDDLLELYCGNGNFTLPLATRVRKVLATEISKTSVNAALSNLDENAVGNVNLVRLSAEELTEALNDVRPFRRLHGIDLKSYEFGSVFVDPPRAGMDPDTCELTRRFDNILYISCNPQTLAANVAQLHDTHRITRCALFDQFPWTHHMESGVLLTRR; encoded by the coding sequence ATGACTTTTGACGCCGCACACTACACCGCGCAACTGCAAGACAAGGTCACGCGCCTGCGTGACCTGCTGGCACCGTTCGACGCGCCCGAACCGCAGGTATTCGACTCGCCCCTGCAGCACTTTCGCCTGCGGGCGGAGTTCCGCCTGTGGCGCGAAGCCGGCGAGCGCCACTACGCGATGTTTTCCCAGGACGACAAGCGCACGCCGATCCTGATCGAAGAGTTCCCCATCGCCAGCCAGCGCATCAACCAATTGATGCCGCAGCTCAAGGCCGCCTGGCAGGCCAGCGCCGCCCTGAGCCACAAGCTGTTCCAGGTGGAGTTCCTCACCACACTGGCGGGCGACGCAATGATCACCCTGTGCTATCACCGCCCGCTGGATGAGCATTGGCACACGGCGGCGAACAAACTCGCGGCCGACCTGAACGTGAGCATCATCGGCCGCTCCAAGGGCAAGCGCGATGTGATCGGCCACGACTACGTGGTGGAAAAACTCGAGGTTGGCGGGCGCACCTTCAGCTACCGCCAACCTGAAGGCGCGTTCACCCAGCCCAACGGCACGGTAAACCAGAAGATGCTCAACTGGGCCTACGAAGCGTTGGGCGAGCGCCCGGATGACTTGCTGGAGCTGTATTGCGGCAACGGCAACTTCACCCTGCCGCTGGCGACCCGCGTACGCAAAGTGCTGGCCACCGAAATCAGCAAGACTTCGGTCAACGCAGCCTTGAGCAACCTTGATGAAAACGCGGTGGGTAACGTCAACCTGGTGCGCCTCTCCGCCGAAGAACTCACCGAAGCGCTCAACGACGTGCGCCCCTTCCGGCGCTTGCACGGCATCGACCTGAAGAGTTACGAGTTCGGTAGCGTATTCGTCGACCCGCCACGCGCCGGCATGGACCCGGACACCTGCGAACTGACCCGACGCTTCGACAACATCCTGTACATCTCCTGCAACCCGCAAACCTTGGCGGCGAACGTCGCGCAACTGCATGACACGCACCGCATTACCCGCTGTGCGCTGTTTGACCAGTTCCCATGGACGCACCATATGGAATCCGGGGTGTTGCTGACCCGGCGATAA
- the aroQ gene encoding type II 3-dehydroquinate dehydratase: protein MPPIVLVLNGPNLNLLGTREPATYGHETLADVAALCGRSAEKLGLKIEFRQTNHEGELLDWIHGARERCAGIVINPAAWTHTSVAIRDALVASEVPVIEVHLSNVHAREAFRHHSFVSPIAKAVLAGFGSHGYHLALEHFSRLLKGSAQ, encoded by the coding sequence ATGCCGCCTATCGTGCTGGTGCTCAACGGCCCCAACCTCAACCTGCTCGGCACCCGCGAGCCCGCCACCTATGGCCACGAAACCCTGGCCGACGTCGCCGCCCTGTGCGGGCGCAGCGCCGAGAAACTCGGGCTGAAGATCGAATTTCGCCAGACCAACCACGAAGGTGAATTGCTCGACTGGATCCACGGCGCCCGCGAACGTTGCGCCGGCATCGTGATCAACCCGGCGGCCTGGACCCACACCTCGGTAGCGATCCGCGATGCGCTGGTGGCCAGTGAAGTGCCGGTGATCGAAGTGCATTTATCCAACGTGCATGCACGTGAGGCGTTTCGTCATCACTCGTTCGTGTCGCCCATCGCCAAGGCAGTGCTCGCAGGCTTTGGCAGCCATGGTTACCACCTGGCCCTGGAACATTTCAGCCGGTTGCTCAAGGGTTCAGCTCAATGA